The Candidatus Polarisedimenticolia bacterium region GCGAACGAGCTCTACGTGGGAACGACCCGGAGCCTGACTTCGCCGGGAGGCCTTTACAAGGCAACCGCTGCGGGGTGCAGCTCCCCGAGCGGTAGCTGCACTACGTGCACCTGGACCTGGAGCCGGCTGCTGGACGAGCCGAGCGTGACCGGGATCGCCGTTTCCCCGCTGAATCCGAGCATCCTTTATGCGGCCTCCGCCCAGGAGAACGCAGTCGTGCCCATTCAGGAAGCGGGCATCTGGAAGAGCGTCGACGGAGGCACTAACTGGAGCCACCTGGATCACAACGGTCTGGGCAGCCTGAAGACTCCCATCCTCGACTATTCGGCCGATGGCGGCACTCTGACGATATGGGCGGCGACCGAAGGGAGCGGTGTTTTCAAGGGAACGATCATGGTTCCCGCCACTCCGGCCGGGCTGACCGCTGTGGCGGTCGCCGGGAGGAAGATCACTATTTCCTGGCAGGATCTCTCGAAGGCCGAAGTGGGCTGGTCCATCGAGCGCAAGAAAGGAGCGAACGGCAACTGGTCCGAAGTCTTCCATCAGAATGGGCCGAACGTTACGTCCTACACAAGCATGAATCTGACTGCCGGCTCGACCTACTATTTTCGGGTGCGCGCCTACGACGAAGCAGGCAATTCCGGCTATTCCAACGAAGCGTCGGCGACTGCCTTCTAGCCGGAGCGATTCCCGGCGCCGTGAGATCTCTGCGGTCCGGCGGCGCCGGGATGTCTCATCCATCTGCTTCCCAGGAAAGCGGCTGTCTGCGGCAGTGGCACCGCGCGATTGATGGACGAGTCTGTTTCCACCATGGACGGGCTTCGGCTTGCGAGGTAGATTGCGGCCAGGAAGGTGGCCTTCCCCATCTGAGGAAGGATGACGATGTCCCGCCGCATCGCGCTCCCAATGCTCCTGCTACTTTTCACTAGCGCGCTCTCCACCATCGTCGCAAGCTCGAAAGGCTCCTCCGACGCGGCTTTGCCTCGCTTCGAGGAACGCGTGAAGGTCAAAGGCCGTGCCTACGTCCGCGTCGGGCTGACGGTCACGGTGATGGACCGCTCCGGCCGGCCGGTGCAGGGGCTGGCGCGAGAGGATTTCCAGCTCTTCGAAGACGGGGCCGAGGTGACGCTTCAGGACTTCTGGATCGAAGGAGAGCGGATCGACCGGCCGCTGTCGGTGGCAGTCCTCCTCGATCTCTCGGAGAGCATGAGCGAGCAGGTTCAGCGCGTGCGTGAAGCCGCAGAGGCGTTGCTGGGAGCGCTGCGTCCGATCGACGAGATCATGGTGGCGAAGTTCAACCAGGACCGGGTCGTGCTGCAGCCTTTCACCCACGATCCGGGAGATCCAGAGCGGACCCTGAGCAAGATCGGAAAGGCCGAGGGAGGCACGGCTCTCTTCCGCTCCATCGCCCTGACCCTCAGGGACCTGCGTCCGCGGCCGGGTCGGAAGGTGATCCTGGTGGTCACCGACGGTGGGGACAATGACATCGCCCGCGACACGGAGGCGCTTCAGTCCATCTACCTGCAGGATCTTCTGCGTCTCTGCCTGAGGACGGAAACGGTCGTTTACGGCATCCGCCCCGGAATGGTCAACGGCCGCCCGCCTTTCGAGCGCTTCGTGGAGGAAACCGGCGGCCGGCTCCTTTATACGGGCGGTGATCTGGAGCGCCTTTTCAAGCAATTGGGCGAGGAGCTGTTGAGCCAGTATCACCTGGGATACGACATCGATCCCGAGGTGAAGCAGGGTAAGAGGCGGAGCATCCGGGTGCAGCTGTCACGTTCCGACCTGACGGTCAAGACGATGTCCGGGTTCTTCACGCCTCGATCGCAGCTCGAGACGCTGCTGAGGGACATCAAAGACGAAGACGCGCGTTTGCGTGCTGATGCGGCCTACGCTCTCGGCTTCGTGAGCGAGCCGCGCTCGTCGAAAGCGCTGCGCAAGGCGCTGCACGACAAGGACGAGAAGGTCCGGGAGCTGGCAGCCGGCGCGCTGGCGCGCCTCGGCGAGGAGGAAGCGATTCCGGACCTGAAGAAAGTCCTGGGGGACCGCAAGGAGATGGCTGCGGTGCGGGGAGCGGCGCTGCGCTCGCTGGCGGTCCTGTCGGGAGAGCAAGCGCGGCCGTTCCTGGAAGAATACCTTCTTGGCGAGACCGACCCTGGCCTGAAGGAAGTGGCCCGCGCGCTTCTCTCCTCGCTCTAAGGGAGATGGTGCGCCCGCGGGGGCTCTACCGCCCCATTCACGGAGGTTGCTTCTTCAGGGATGGACAGGCTCACTGTTCGTGAGGTAGATTGAGGCCAGAAAGAAGGGCCCCTCCTCTCGAGGAAGTACAAAAGATGTCCCGCCGCATCTCGCCGCTGATCCTTCTCCTGCTCATCCTCCTCATGTTCCCTGACGTATCCTGCACCGCCTTGGCGGGGCAAGAGTCCGCCGCCGCCTCCCCTTGCTCCGCGGAGCGCGTGAAGGATGCCAGCACCCGGGTCGGACTGACGGTCACGGTGATGGACAGCTACTCCGGCCGGCCGGTGCAGGGGCTCACCCGAGAGGACTTCCATCTTTTCGAAGATGGGGTCGAGATGACGCTGCAAGACTTCTGGGTGGAAGGAACGCGGATCGACCGGCCGCTGTCGGTGGCCGTTCTCCTCGACCTCTCGGAGAGCATGACCGAGCAGATTCAGCGTGTGCGCGAAGCTGCCGAAGCGCTGCTGGGCGCGCTGCGTCCCAGCGACGAGATCATGGTCGCGAGGTTCAATCAGGATCGGGTGATCCTGCAGCCTTTCACCCACGACCCGGCGGATCCGGAGCAGACCCTGAGCAACATCGGAAGGGCCAAGGAAGGCACGGCCATTTTTCGCTCGATCGAGGAGACCATCAAAGACCTGAGGGAGCGTCCGGGTCGGAAGGCAATCCTGGTGGTCAGCGACGGGCTGGACAATGGCGACCGCGACCGAGAGGCCCTTCAGTCCATCTACCTTCAAGACCTTCTTCGCCTGTGTCTGCGGACAGAAACCGTGGTCTACGGGATCCGCCCGGGAATGGTCTCCGGCCGCCCGCCGTTCGAGCGGTTCGTGGAGGAGACCGGAGGCCGGCTCCTCTATACCGGCGGCGATCTGGAGCGCCTGTTCAAGCAGCTGGGTGAGGAGCTGCTCGGCCAATATCACCTGGGATTCGACATCAATCCGGAGGTGAAAGAGGGGAAGAGACGGAGCATCCGGGTACAGCTGTCACGCTCGGATGTGACGGTCAAGACGATGTCCGGGTTCTACACGCCCCGGTCCCAGCTCGACATGCTGCTGTGGGACATCAAGGACGTAGATGCCCGCCTGCGCATCGACGCGGCCCACGATCTCGGCTTCGAGAGCGATCCGCGCTCCTCGAAAGCGCTTCGCAGAGCCCTGCACGACAAGGAGGAGAAGGTCCGGGAGGCGGCGGCCGGCTCGCTCGCGTGCGTCGGCGACGAGGAAGCGATTCCGGATCTGAAGAGAGTCCTTGGGGACAGGCAGGAGACGCTCCCGGTGCGGGGAGCGGCCTTGCGCGCGCTGGCGGTCCTTTCGGGCGGGCAGGCGCGGCCGTTCCTCGAAGAATACATTCAACAGGAGTTTGACCCGCGTCTCCAGGACATCGCCCGATCGCTTCTCTCCAAGATGTAGAACCTCCATCATCCCTTCCACGTGTTGACACTCCTGCCGGGCCTGAGGATGATGCCCGTTCGACGGGGCTTCCGCGAGCCGGCACTCCAATCCTGATCGGTTACGAGAGCGACAGAGACGGCCTCTCGAGGTGCGTGGCGTCCGGAGGCCCCTGGTCCATTCGCGCATTCAATCACTGCCGCCGGACGCCGGAGCCCGGCCGCCAGAACATGGAGAGGGGAAGCATGCACGACGCAACACGAGTGATCCACGCCGGATTGCCGGAGCCGTCCCAGGGTCAGCCGTTCCTTCCCGGCCCGGTCTTCGCCGGCCCTTATCACCTCGCGGGAGATCCGGCCAGCGCCCCTTACAACTACGGCCGGGTCCACAACCCCACCTGGACCGCCTTCGAGCGGGCGCTGGGGGAGCTGGAGGGCGGGGAGGCGATCGCCTTTGCGTCGGGGATGGCGGCCACTGCCGCCGTCATGGGCTCCGTCCTGCACCCCGGCGATGTCGCGGTCCTGCCCGCCGACGGCTACTACACCGCCCGCAGGCTGGCGGAGGGCTACTTCGCGCGGATCGGTGTCCAGGTGCGCATGGCGGAGACGGCGGACGACGCCCAGGGGAAGTGCCTGGAGGGCGCGAAGCTGCTGTGGCTGGAGAGTCCGACCAACCCGGGACTCGACGTGTGCGACCTCGCCGCCCTGGCCCGGGCTGCCCACGAGCGCGGCGTGCTGGTGGCGGTGGACAACACGACGGCCACCGTTCTGGGGCAGCGCCCGCTGGCGCTCGGGGCCGACTATTCAGTCGCCTCGGACACCAAGGCGCTCACCGGCCACGGCGATTTGATCCTGGGACATGTGGCGGTGCGCGAAGCGAAGCTGGCGGAGGGACTGCGGACCTGGCGCACGCAGGTCGGCGCGATTCCGGGTCCCATGGAGACCTGGCTGGCGCATCGCTCGCTGGGCACTCTGGATATGAGGCTCGAGCGCATGACTGCCAACGCGCTGGCCATCGCGCGGTTCCTGGCCGGCCGTTCCGAAGTGAAGGGCGTCCGCTACCCCGGCCTGCCCGAGGATCCGGCACACCGGATCGCGGCGCGGCAGATGAACCGCTTCGGTCCGATCGTGAGGTTCGAGCTGGACTCGGCGAAAGCGGCGGAGAGGTTCCTGGGACGCTGCCGGCTGATCCTGCAATCCACCAGCTTCGGAGGGCTGCACACCACCGCCGAGCGCCGCGCCCGGTGGGGCGGGGACAAGGTGCCGGAAGGATTCATCCGGCTGAGCGCCGGATGCGAGCACGCGGAGGATATCCTGAGCGATCTCGACGAGGCACTGAAGGAAGCCTGAGCAGGAGGACGGTGCCGGTTCTCTAGGAAGCGCCGATCTCGGCGTCGATGAGCGCCTTGAACTCCTCGAACGGCTTGGCGCCGGAGACGTACTTGCCGTTGATGAGGAAG contains the following coding sequences:
- a CDS encoding VWA domain-containing protein encodes the protein MKVKGRAYVRVGLTVTVMDRSGRPVQGLAREDFQLFEDGAEVTLQDFWIEGERIDRPLSVAVLLDLSESMSEQVQRVREAAEALLGALRPIDEIMVAKFNQDRVVLQPFTHDPGDPERTLSKIGKAEGGTALFRSIALTLRDLRPRPGRKVILVVTDGGDNDIARDTEALQSIYLQDLLRLCLRTETVVYGIRPGMVNGRPPFERFVEETGGRLLYTGGDLERLFKQLGEELLSQYHLGYDIDPEVKQGKRRSIRVQLSRSDLTVKTMSGFFTPRSQLETLLRDIKDEDARLRADAAYALGFVSEPRSSKALRKALHDKDEKVRELAAGALARLGEEEAIPDLKKVLGDRKEMAAVRGAALRSLAVLSGEQARPFLEEYLLGETDPGLKEVARALLSSL
- a CDS encoding fibronectin type III domain-containing protein, with the translated sequence ANELYVGTTRSLTSPGGLYKATAAGCSSPSGSCTTCTWTWSRLLDEPSVTGIAVSPLNPSILYAASAQENAVVPIQEAGIWKSVDGGTNWSHLDHNGLGSLKTPILDYSADGGTLTIWAATEGSGVFKGTIMVPATPAGLTAVAVAGRKITISWQDLSKAEVGWSIERKKGANGNWSEVFHQNGPNVTSYTSMNLTAGSTYYFRVRAYDEAGNSGYSNEASATAF
- a CDS encoding cystathionine gamma-lyase; the protein is MHDATRVIHAGLPEPSQGQPFLPGPVFAGPYHLAGDPASAPYNYGRVHNPTWTAFERALGELEGGEAIAFASGMAATAAVMGSVLHPGDVAVLPADGYYTARRLAEGYFARIGVQVRMAETADDAQGKCLEGAKLLWLESPTNPGLDVCDLAALARAAHERGVLVAVDNTTATVLGQRPLALGADYSVASDTKALTGHGDLILGHVAVREAKLAEGLRTWRTQVGAIPGPMETWLAHRSLGTLDMRLERMTANALAIARFLAGRSEVKGVRYPGLPEDPAHRIAARQMNRFGPIVRFELDSAKAAERFLGRCRLILQSTSFGGLHTTAERRARWGGDKVPEGFIRLSAGCEHAEDILSDLDEALKEA
- a CDS encoding VWA domain-containing protein is translated as MSRRISPLILLLLILLMFPDVSCTALAGQESAAASPCSAERVKDASTRVGLTVTVMDSYSGRPVQGLTREDFHLFEDGVEMTLQDFWVEGTRIDRPLSVAVLLDLSESMTEQIQRVREAAEALLGALRPSDEIMVARFNQDRVILQPFTHDPADPEQTLSNIGRAKEGTAIFRSIEETIKDLRERPGRKAILVVSDGLDNGDRDREALQSIYLQDLLRLCLRTETVVYGIRPGMVSGRPPFERFVEETGGRLLYTGGDLERLFKQLGEELLGQYHLGFDINPEVKEGKRRSIRVQLSRSDVTVKTMSGFYTPRSQLDMLLWDIKDVDARLRIDAAHDLGFESDPRSSKALRRALHDKEEKVREAAAGSLACVGDEEAIPDLKRVLGDRQETLPVRGAALRALAVLSGGQARPFLEEYIQQEFDPRLQDIARSLLSKM